In a single window of the Necator americanus strain Aroian chromosome X, whole genome shotgun sequence genome:
- a CDS encoding hypothetical protein (NECATOR_CHRX.G22377.T2): protein MRELTGVLDYAVRTARLLRKIGLADEQRSYSENIQSTSDQYTVRLVDLCRPLGTSKQGYSICGSTCGGIACGCFLPFPACTCLRIAHVSKKTQTVFEVVSCIEWQPVIQIDVDFMLYNEGKLKSFSLQPYATQKYDELSLTVISLQKPHSPLMDKRFAVTPMEAMMLPDQYQLPVECESEASALDAFVNCTNRMICSYENMKAPQTCQCPHDSLQNLRKEVSNVMPIRTPFTEIFSDSKEIYALSKQGEITLAIESNLLIGGTEFIINQPCEISVRGVKGICIRCYCWTVSRSENRYPTKILHDFFETQDIIWADSSARDAPDYKDAWTVVTGGTDGIGRAYIEELARTRGLKKFYLIGRNRQKLDRVVKELCERYGAECKTTVFDFEYDSYEKLPQELSDMDIGILINCAGISSNQVGDFMELPKGTASKILRVNLMSSIKMIELVLPGMIKRDKGCVVNVSSMTVAQDVIDSGPRRHTHDWPWRLSQTVYLQRENVSTDADLHALLGAAERIKFHVIALQETKCRRSDVRQMNDGTLVIRREKVPSRNVGGVGFVVHPSVVHLVDSHEILSPRLAILRLRPLRQKSISIMNCYSPTSAADESELDAFYEELEEIVRNEMSFYKFVVGDINAKLGKATEEECRIVRFGLGDRNENGNRLAGLLSAARLFHGNSLFMKKDHRRWTWESPNGATRAEIDHILTNRRWCLLDVSVVPSFSSGSDHRLLRAKIRLSHTMEKNICYRQRRRKEVVYDDCVLEDSLSQGDWHIEEGPNVDYEMLLRGLQTCAERASKTRTTNLDRTSKTTKELLERRRALRLDLNATHIERPIIPTGEAPPRILPSEVRVATKTMKPGTAPGPDFISADFLRAGGHPRHVILAAHMTSYLQKERIPDHWKTSRTVLIHKKVFTKIILTRISRTLDEAQPQEQPGFRQGFGCLDHIQIVSRVIEVCREYRLPFVLTFVDYEKAFDSVETNAILSTLVDQGVDTSYVRTLTNCYDRCITKTQFFHRPLTIPIGKGVRQGDSTSPKLFTTALQWIMKSLSWEEKGIRVDGRFLSNLRFADDIILFSSSTNEAETMLNELNEAEKRIGLRISRKKTQFMKNAYCEDGGVQLEGSQIVEGSSFAYLEPSMNMENDLKEERNRRMRAAWAAFAPVREGTDQLKDRDLRAHLFDLTVLPALCYATETWADTAATFRKLLTTHRPLERCLLKFNRRTQHLAGIRNSDLRGMSCLCDPTEYISKANHRETANEMGDVFATRVDQLRAQLDTAKGPRQRHSRNFITSGMTMGWRPLPYISTYPASKAAISFYSDCLSDEFRHTNVRIQCLIPMLVATKVASYEISEANNLFVVTPENYAKQAVRAIGRFEIITGCVQHDVQIALGTLISFWVFKQIYVPIVMLGIHKERVAAYQRSHRKDA, encoded by the exons GATACTCAATTTGTGGTAGCACATGCGGCGGTATAGCATGCGGTTGCTTCCTACCATTTCCAGCATGTACGTGTCTGAGGATTGCTCATGTTTCGAAGAAGACGCAGACTGTCTTTGAAGTAGTAAGTTGCATAGAATGGCAACCAGTAATCCAAATTGACGTAGATTTCATGCTTTATAATGAAGGAAAGCTGAAATCTTTCAGTTTACAACCTTATGCTACGCAAAAGTATGATGAACTGTCGTTGACAgtcatttctttgcaaaaacctCATTCTCCATTGATGGACAAAAGATTCGCTGTAACCCCAATGGAGGCTATGATGCTACCAGATCAATATCAACTTCCTGTTGAATGCGAGTCAGAAGCATCTGCTCTAGATGCCTTTGTGAACTGCACAAATCGCATGATCTGTTCTTACGAAAATATGAAAGCACCGCAAACATGTCAGTGTCCACATGATTCACtccaaaatttgaggaaagaagTGTCAAATGTAATGCCCATACGCACTCCGTTCACAGAAATCTTCAGTGATAGCAAAGAAATCTATGCGCTCTCCAAGCAAGGAGAGATCACTCTCGCAATAGAATCCAATTTGCTTATTGGCGGTACTGAGTTCATAATCAATCAACCATGTGAGATCTCGGTTCGTGGGGTCAAAGG AATTTGTATTCGTTGCTATTGCTGGACTGTGAGCCGATCGGAGAATCGTTATCCAACCAAAATCCTTCATGATTTCTTCGAAACCCAAG ATATAATTTGGGCTGATTCCTCTGCTCGCGATGCTCCCGACTACAA AGACGCTTGGACGG tggTCACTGGAGGTACAGATGGCATTGGCAGGGCCTACATAGAGGAGCTGGCGAGAACACGTGGATTAAAAAAGTTTTACCTCATAGGACGCAATCGCCAGAAATTGGATAGAGTAGTCAAAGAGCTGT GTGAACGATATGGTGCTGAGTGTAAAACCACAGTATTTGATTTTGAATATGACAGCTACGAAAAACTGCCTCAAGAACTAAGTGATATGGATATCGGTATTCTCA tcaATTGTGCCGGCATTTCCTCAAATCAGGTTGGGGACTTTATGGAACTACCAAAAGGAACGGCGTCGAAAATTCTACGGGTTAACCTCATGTCTAGCATCAAG ATGATTGAACTTGTTCTCCCTGGCATGATCAAAAGAGACAAAGGATGTGTAGTAAATGTTTCCTCAATGACA gttgctcaggacgtcattgattctggaccaaggcgacacacgcacgactggccatggagactgtctcagactgtgtacttacaacgcgagaacgtttctacagacgctgacctgcatgcccttctcggagctgcagagcgtatcaaatttcacgtgattgctctgcaggagaccaagtgcagaaggagcgacgtacgacagatgaatgacggtacactcgtcattcgtcgagagaaggttccgtcgcgaaatgtaggcggtgtcggttttgttgtgcacccatctgtcgtccatcttgtcgattctcacgagatcctgtcacctcgtctggccattcttcgcctccgccctctgcgccaaaaatccatcagtatcatgaACTGTTACTcgccaacatcagcagctgatgaatccgaattggacgcgttttacgaggagctggaggaaatagtccgcaacgagatgtccttctacaaattcgttgtcggagacatcaacgcaaaactaggaaaggccacagaagaggaatgcaGGATTgtaagatttggactaggggacaggaatgaaaatggcaatcgtctcgccgggctgttgtccgccgctcgcctctttcatgggaactctcttttcatgaaaaaagatcatcgtcggtggacatgggaatcgcccaatggcgcgactcgcgcggagatcgaccacatacttactaaccggaggtggtgtctacttgacgtctcagtagtaccatccttttctagtggttctgatcaccgtctccttcgtgcgaaaatacgacttagccacacgatggaaaagaacatctgctatcggcaacgaaggagaaaagaagtcgtctacgacgattgcgtactcgaggactccttgtcccaaggtgactggcacatcgaggagggcccaaacgtggactacgagatgctgcttaGAGGATTACAaacctgtgctgaacgtgcctcgaaaacgcgcacgacaaacttggatcgaacttcgaagaccaccaaggaattgttggaaagaagaagggctttgaggcttgatctgAATGCaacgcacattgagcg cccgatcatccccactggtgaagctccaccacggattctcccttcggaagtacgagtcgctactAAGaccatgaaacctggcacagccccaggacctgattttatatcagcagactttcttcgggctggtggccatccacgtcatgtaatcttagcagcgcacatgacatcctaccttcagaaagaaaggatcccagaccactggaagacctcgcgaaccgttcttatccataagaaag tattcaccaagatcatcctcacgcgcatatctaggacgctggatgaagcccagcctcaagaacaacctggattccgccaggggttcgGCTGCTTAGACCACATCCAGatcgtgtcgagggtcatagaggtttgccgggaataccgcctgccctttgttctaaccttcgtcgactatgagaaagccttcgacagcgtagaaacgaatgcaatactgtcaacgctggtcgatcaaggtgtggacacgtcgtatgtgaggacattaaccaattgctacgatcgatgcatcaCTAAGACACAGTTTTTCCACCGtcccctcaccatacccattggaaagggggtacgacaaggcgatagtacatcgccgaagctgttcacgactgcattgcaatggataatgaaatcactttcctgggaagaaaagggcatacgtgttgatggaagatttctgtcgaaccttcgttttgcggacgacatcattctcttttcaagcagtaccaatgaagcagaaacgatgctcaacgaattgaacgaagcagagaagagaataggactgcgaataagcagaaagaagacacagttcatgaagaacgcctactgcgaggacggaggagtacaacttgaaggctcccaaatcgtggaaggTTCGTCATTCGCATACCTCGAAccttctatgaacatggaaaatgacttgaaggaagaacggaatagaagaatgagagcagcatgggcagcattcgcacccgtcagggaagGTACGGACCAACTGAAGGACcgtgatcttcgtgcccatctgttcgacttgacagttcttccagctcTCTGCTACGCaacggagacgtgggcagacacagCTGCCACGTTTagaaagctacttactacccacagaccccttgagagatgtcttctgaagtttaaccggcgcacacaacacctagccggtatTCGCAattccgacttaagaggaatgtcttGTCTTTGCGACCCaacggaatatatatcgaaagcaaatcaTAG ggagaccgccaacgagatgggtgacgtgttcgctacacgggtggaccagctgagagctcagctcgATACGGCtaaaggacctcgtcaacgtcactcacgaaactttaTAACATCTGGGATGACAATG GGTTGGCGTCCACTTCCTTACATCAGCACATATCCAGCCAGCAAGGCtgcaatttctttttactctGACTGTCTCAGTGACGAGTTTCGTCACACCAACGTTCGCATTCAG TGTCTCATACCCATGCTGGTTGCAACAAAAGTGGCCTCATACGAAATCAGTGAGGCCAATAATCTCTTTGTCGTTACACCTGAGAACTACGCAAAGCAAGCTGTCCGGGCCATAGGACGATTTGAAATTATTACTGGTTGTGTCCAACATGATGTCCAG